One window of Treponema denticola genomic DNA carries:
- a CDS encoding ABC transporter ATP-binding protein, protein MKILEVKDVSKKYGKKQVLSGVSFDIEEGDIFGLIGPNGAGKSTLINIITGILDPLNGEVLIGGHSIKKKPIEAKKLIGLVPQELALSEDISAIDNLNFFASLYGLSGKKLKEAVNEALEVAGLTEKKKEKVKKFSGGMKRRLNLAAAIMHKPRLLILDEPTVGIDPQSRNNIFEYLRKVNSQDKTTILYTSHYMEEVEELCKNIFVIDEGREIAYGTLNSVKEKTNGTVTIEIKADNINEDIIEKISLLDGALNVEKEAGTLNILYERDKVNLDGLIKILQTSGAVIKAIQINELNLGEVFLQLTGKKLRE, encoded by the coding sequence ATGAAAATATTGGAAGTTAAGGATGTATCAAAAAAATACGGAAAAAAACAGGTCCTTTCCGGTGTTTCTTTTGATATTGAAGAAGGCGATATCTTCGGTTTAATCGGACCTAACGGAGCCGGAAAATCCACCCTGATAAATATAATAACCGGAATATTGGATCCGTTAAACGGAGAGGTACTTATAGGCGGACACAGTATCAAAAAAAAGCCTATAGAAGCAAAGAAACTCATAGGCCTCGTCCCTCAAGAACTAGCCCTATCGGAGGATATATCGGCAATCGACAACCTCAATTTTTTTGCAAGCCTATACGGCCTTTCAGGAAAAAAATTAAAAGAAGCTGTAAACGAGGCCTTGGAAGTGGCCGGCTTAACCGAAAAGAAAAAAGAAAAGGTGAAAAAATTTTCAGGCGGTATGAAAAGAAGACTCAACCTTGCTGCAGCCATTATGCACAAGCCCCGTCTTTTAATTTTAGATGAGCCCACGGTAGGTATTGACCCTCAGTCAAGGAACAATATCTTTGAATATCTGCGCAAGGTAAATTCACAAGATAAAACTACAATTCTTTATACCTCCCACTACATGGAAGAGGTCGAAGAACTTTGTAAAAATATCTTTGTAATCGATGAAGGGAGAGAGATTGCCTACGGCACGCTTAATTCCGTAAAGGAAAAGACCAACGGAACCGTAACCATCGAAATAAAGGCCGACAACATAAATGAAGATATAATAGAAAAAATTAGCCTTTTGGACGGAGCCTTAAATGTAGAAAAAGAAGCAGGCACCTTGAATATCCTTTATGAGCGAGATAAGGTCAACCTTGATGGGCTTATTAAAATTTTGCAAACATCAGGGGCCGTAATAAAGGCCATACAAATAAATGAGCTGAATTTAGGCGAGGTGTTTTTACAGCTCACAGGGAAAAAATTGCGTGAGTAG
- a CDS encoding ABC transporter permease, with translation MKEFVCLFLAQLKRILKNITNASMLIIFPFAMIILIFVIRFVLDPKDTDDLETKKTDYTVQMGEVGYFVDDTGDLWKNFFAGSESTVRPENREEELAKVKEKLATGKIPGLIIIPKDFSEKISKNKKPKLEIFKTEESIILDNRLQALNLSINACLLNNFIKNSSLVENEENLLNNNINIVFKTPDNKNIISLGLKIMTLLVLYIIIFGSTAIVTDLIKFRETKMLARAIISPNSEFKIVGSFLLAFVFIQVVVNMIVFISATIIFKLKITGLPLIFLAVVSTSFFALSIAILIARIFKKESQLALASNITSLLTIVLFFLAIISVMPFVSIPPVFKNISMFSPLYWLMEMLDKEKLFPNILIVWAMTAAIFTAGSWKIKEFNNEIN, from the coding sequence ATGAAGGAATTCGTATGTTTATTTTTAGCACAGCTAAAAAGAATATTAAAAAATATAACAAATGCAAGTATGTTGATTATTTTCCCTTTTGCAATGATAATTCTTATTTTTGTAATAAGATTTGTTCTTGATCCGAAAGATACTGATGATTTGGAAACTAAAAAGACCGATTATACCGTTCAAATGGGTGAGGTAGGGTATTTTGTCGATGATACGGGAGATCTATGGAAAAACTTTTTTGCCGGTTCCGAGTCTACAGTCCGTCCTGAAAATAGAGAAGAAGAATTAGCAAAGGTTAAGGAAAAACTTGCAACCGGAAAAATACCCGGCCTTATAATTATACCTAAAGATTTTTCCGAAAAAATTTCAAAAAATAAAAAGCCTAAACTTGAAATTTTCAAAACGGAAGAAAGCATTATTCTTGACAATAGGCTCCAAGCACTCAATTTAAGTATCAATGCTTGTCTTTTAAATAATTTTATTAAAAATTCGAGCCTAGTCGAAAATGAAGAAAATCTTTTAAACAACAATATAAATATTGTATTTAAAACACCGGATAATAAAAACATTATAAGTCTAGGTTTAAAAATAATGACCTTGCTTGTATTGTATATAATTATTTTCGGCTCTACAGCGATTGTAACCGACTTAATAAAATTTAGAGAAACAAAGATGTTGGCACGCGCAATAATAAGCCCAAACTCAGAATTTAAAATCGTGGGAAGCTTTTTATTAGCCTTTGTATTTATTCAAGTGGTAGTAAATATGATAGTCTTTATTTCTGCGACAATAATATTTAAATTAAAAATTACGGGACTTCCATTGATATTCTTAGCCGTGGTTTCAACAAGTTTTTTTGCTCTATCCATAGCTATTTTAATAGCAAGAATTTTTAAAAAAGAATCTCAACTGGCTCTTGCTTCGAATATAACAAGCCTTCTTACAATAGTTTTATTTTTCCTTGCTATTATTTCTGTAATGCCCTTTGTTTCAATTCCGCCTGTGTTTAAAAATATTTCCATGTTTTCGCCTCTATATTGGCTGATGGAAATGCTGGATAAAGAAAAACTTTTTCCAAACATATTGATAGTTTGGGCGATGACTGCCGCTATTTTTACAGCCGGAAGCTGGAAAATAAAAGAATTTAACAACGAGATAAATTAA
- a CDS encoding ABC transporter permease translates to MKAFLKITLIAVKDNFITFILLYLCLPIFFVGYNGFLRKSDFKAETNEQAISVFLDDEDKTFLSEQLADTLNSNILKDFIQIEDETNAKYKIKIPKGYQTAVEENKEFDIFIIGKEKSSASISFLSNIIKNISSSINGNYKMTKAITASNQSTELMNQYLNIQKEAAKPIGKILMHPALHSMSSYEVYAISISIILFFMFVMEILTPSYKKKTAGLTLRINSIPKSSTYIFNAQIISIALKVFIAITIYLLIFRLLRISFMGNPILLLIYAASFSLVTGTLACSLVSINKQEIVYAITMIIFFVFGVLGSVLFSIPNENRITKLFFKYNISQIITNPLKNIVVENSFEGMIGSLLIMLAFGAVFYILGLLMVNFRKTEI, encoded by the coding sequence ATGAAAGCATTTTTAAAAATTACGCTTATAGCGGTAAAAGATAACTTTATTACCTTTATTTTACTCTACCTCTGTCTTCCGATTTTCTTTGTAGGCTATAACGGTTTTTTACGAAAATCGGATTTTAAAGCTGAAACAAATGAACAGGCTATTTCAGTTTTTTTAGATGATGAAGATAAGACTTTTTTATCGGAACAGCTGGCCGATACTTTAAATTCAAATATCTTAAAAGATTTTATACAAATTGAAGATGAAACAAATGCCAAATATAAAATCAAAATTCCCAAAGGCTATCAAACCGCAGTTGAGGAAAACAAAGAATTTGATATTTTTATTATCGGTAAAGAAAAGTCTTCTGCATCAATTAGTTTTTTATCGAATATAATTAAAAACATAAGCAGTTCCATTAACGGGAATTATAAAATGACTAAGGCGATTACAGCTTCCAATCAATCTACGGAGCTTATGAATCAGTATCTTAATATTCAAAAAGAAGCGGCTAAACCTATAGGCAAAATTCTTATGCACCCGGCTCTTCACAGTATGTCAAGTTATGAAGTCTATGCAATATCCATAAGTATCATTTTATTCTTTATGTTTGTTATGGAAATCCTTACTCCCTCATATAAGAAAAAGACAGCCGGTCTTACCCTGCGCATTAACTCAATACCTAAAAGCTCGACCTATATCTTTAATGCTCAAATAATAAGTATAGCCTTAAAAGTATTTATTGCTATCACAATTTATCTTTTAATCTTTAGATTATTAAGAATTTCTTTTATGGGTAACCCAATTCTTCTTCTTATATATGCTGCAAGTTTTTCCCTTGTAACCGGAACCCTTGCTTGTTCACTGGTAAGCATTAATAAACAAGAAATTGTATATGCAATAACCATGATCATATTTTTTGTTTTCGGTGTTTTGGGATCTGTCCTTTTTTCAATTCCAAATGAAAACAGAATTACGAAACTATTTTTTAAATATAACATTTCCCAAATTATAACAAATCCTCTTAAGAACATTGTTGTGGAAAATTCTTTTGAAGGAATGATAGGCAGTTTGCTTATAATGCTCGCCTTTGGTGCAGTATTTTATATTCTGGGTTTACTAATGGTAAATTTTAGAAAGACAGAAATTTAA
- a CDS encoding sensor histidine kinase, which produces MKNKFFIFIHYFLIASSLIQISVTGDRITGIQFLLYLCFIILFNLRLFYINNKTLFFILCLADWALCFFLHITGLVIPFFLFLIPLIDGFYYNSKPYTYILGIIGLAVCIFSLRNFDMGIIINYTALFILSGGVLEYFKLNQNKIIFSQNKIEELSIQREELLNSIHDLEIYNESIEDLMTLKERNRISREIHDSVGHGLSTMIIQLNALYAAAKNNNNDLPQKILDLNAFAKKNLEEVRFALRELKPVDYNKYEIIILVHNLIGEFKKMTNINVQFTFSKDIWSLNEKQSHAVYKAAQEFLSNSAKYSNASKITIHFSYTETSLIVTMKDNGIGCTDIKKGIGLKAIEERVKETDGTVYYESLPAVKGFFMRLAFFKNKAL; this is translated from the coding sequence ATGAAAAATAAGTTCTTTATTTTTATTCATTATTTTTTAATAGCATCAAGCCTCATTCAAATAAGTGTAACCGGAGATAGGATTACAGGAATTCAGTTTTTATTATATCTTTGTTTTATTATATTATTTAATCTTAGGCTCTTTTATATAAATAATAAAACTCTTTTTTTTATTCTTTGTTTAGCCGATTGGGCTCTTTGTTTTTTTCTACATATTACAGGCCTAGTAATTCCTTTCTTTCTATTTTTAATTCCATTGATAGACGGTTTTTATTATAATTCAAAGCCGTATACCTATATATTGGGAATAATAGGACTTGCAGTCTGTATATTTTCACTAAGAAATTTTGATATGGGAATAATCATAAACTATACGGCTCTTTTTATTTTAAGCGGAGGGGTTTTAGAATATTTTAAACTAAATCAAAATAAAATTATTTTTTCCCAAAATAAAATAGAAGAATTAAGCATTCAAAGAGAAGAGCTTTTAAATTCCATTCATGATTTGGAAATCTACAATGAGTCGATAGAAGATCTTATGACCTTAAAAGAAAGAAACCGCATCTCCAGAGAAATACATGACAGCGTAGGACACGGACTTTCTACAATGATTATTCAGCTAAATGCACTCTATGCCGCTGCAAAGAACAACAACAATGATTTACCTCAAAAAATTTTAGATTTAAATGCCTTTGCTAAAAAGAACTTAGAAGAAGTCAGGTTTGCTCTGAGAGAATTAAAACCGGTAGATTATAATAAATATGAAATAATAATCCTAGTCCACAATCTTATAGGGGAATTTAAAAAAATGACAAATATCAATGTACAGTTTACTTTTTCAAAAGATATTTGGAGTTTAAACGAAAAACAAAGTCATGCAGTATATAAGGCGGCTCAGGAATTTCTATCCAATTCTGCAAAGTACAGCAATGCTTCAAAAATTACGATTCACTTTTCCTATACCGAAACCTCTCTCATAGTTACTATGAAGGACAATGGGATCGGCTGTACCGACATCAAAAAAGGGATAGGCTTAAAAGCTATCGAAGAAAGAGTAAAAGAAACGGACGGAACGGTTTATTATGAAAGTCTTCCTGCCGTAAAAGGCTTTTTTATGCGTTTGGCATTTTTTAAAAATAAGGCTCTTTAA
- a CDS encoding histidine phosphatase family protein: MKIVLIRHGITVTNKKRIFSFDDSPLAEEAYPMLDGLKPKLKDFSSFKVYSSPFKRALQTAEYLGLKNIQTDKRLQEYNFGIFKGLTFEEAQTKYPIEAKKWIENNDSSAPPEGETSFEHFKRTSDFLEEAALKDENIIIVTHYGTITMALAWALDNFSLRNKFAPKNSTISILEVFLSDNKNEITHKSIEVFNCF, encoded by the coding sequence ATGAAAATAGTTTTGATAAGACACGGAATCACTGTAACAAACAAAAAAAGAATTTTTAGTTTTGACGACAGTCCCTTGGCGGAAGAAGCCTATCCCATGCTTGACGGTTTAAAGCCCAAACTAAAGGATTTTTCTTCTTTTAAAGTTTATTCAAGCCCATTCAAAAGAGCCTTACAAACAGCCGAGTACTTAGGTCTTAAAAACATTCAAACAGATAAGAGACTCCAAGAATATAACTTCGGTATTTTTAAGGGCTTGACCTTTGAAGAAGCTCAAACAAAATATCCTATTGAAGCAAAAAAGTGGATCGAAAACAATGACAGCTCAGCCCCGCCTGAAGGCGAAACCTCCTTTGAACATTTTAAGAGAACTTCCGACTTTTTAGAAGAAGCAGCCTTAAAAGATGAAAACATAATCATCGTAACTCACTACGGCACAATAACAATGGCTCTCGCATGGGCCTTGGATAATTTTTCTTTAAGAAATAAATTTGCCCCTAAAAATTCTACAATCAGCATCTTAGAAGTTTTTTTATCGGATAATAAAAATGAAATTACTCATAAAAGCATTGAAGTTTTTAATTGCTTTTAA
- the cobU gene encoding bifunctional adenosylcobinamide kinase/adenosylcobinamide-phosphate guanylyltransferase, with product MITLITGGSRSGKSAYAEKLLDGINDVVYIATAEIYDDEMQERVKKHIKRRNPKWRTYEGFLNLEKAVNGEKHYLLDCITNLISQILFQITGEKEKPCEEDIQKTIETSLTQIKNLILEIKKINGSLILVTNEVGSSIVPMHPVSRAFSDIQGIVNAKIAELADEVVLCVCGLPIKIKDGASI from the coding sequence ATGATAACACTTATAACCGGCGGATCGAGGAGCGGAAAATCGGCCTATGCCGAAAAACTTTTAGACGGAATAAATGATGTTGTCTATATAGCAACCGCCGAAATCTATGATGATGAAATGCAGGAAAGAGTAAAAAAGCATATTAAAAGACGCAACCCAAAGTGGCGTACCTATGAGGGCTTTTTAAACTTAGAAAAAGCCGTCAACGGAGAAAAACACTATTTGCTTGACTGCATAACAAATTTAATTTCTCAAATTCTTTTTCAAATAACAGGAGAAAAAGAAAAGCCCTGCGAAGAAGATATTCAAAAGACAATAGAAACTTCATTAACTCAAATTAAGAATCTTATTTTAGAAATAAAAAAAATAAACGGCTCTTTAATTCTTGTAACCAACGAGGTTGGGTCTTCTATTGTACCGATGCATCCCGTGTCAAGAGCTTTTTCGGATATTCAAGGAATAGTAAATGCAAAAATCGCCGAGCTTGCAGATGAGGTTGTTCTCTGCGTTTGCGGTCTACCTATAAAAATAAAAGACGGAGCATCAATATGA
- a CDS encoding ATP-dependent Clp protease proteolytic subunit, whose translation MNFINETNEEKKNKTNDDDALMQKFLNTRQIILAGEINKELSEKIVRQLLLMESLSATKPIYIYIDSPGGDADAGFAIFDMIRFIKAPVYTIGMGLVASAASIILLAASKERRFGMPNSHYLIHQPLSGIKGVATEIEIHAKELEKMRVKINKLIAEETGTDEKKVAKDTDRDCWLNAEESVEYGLISKIAKNRKDIPEK comes from the coding sequence ATGAACTTTATAAATGAAACTAACGAAGAGAAAAAAAATAAAACAAATGATGACGATGCTTTGATGCAAAAATTTCTTAATACACGCCAAATTATTTTGGCCGGAGAAATCAACAAGGAGCTTTCCGAAAAAATAGTACGCCAGCTTTTACTCATGGAATCCTTGTCGGCAACAAAGCCTATTTATATTTATATAGATTCCCCTGGGGGCGATGCCGATGCAGGTTTTGCAATCTTCGATATGATAAGATTTATCAAGGCACCCGTCTACACAATAGGCATGGGCCTCGTTGCCAGTGCAGCATCCATCATTCTTCTTGCCGCAAGCAAGGAACGCCGTTTCGGTATGCCTAACAGCCACTACCTTATCCATCAGCCATTGTCCGGCATAAAGGGAGTTGCAACCGAAATAGAAATACACGCCAAAGAGCTTGAAAAGATGAGAGTAAAAATAAATAAGCTCATTGCGGAAGAAACAGGCACGGATGAAAAAAAGGTTGCAAAGGATACGGACAGGGATTGCTGGCTCAATGCAGAAGAATCCGTAGAATACGGTCTTATTTCAAAAATAGCTAAAAACCGAAAAGATATTCCCGAAAAATAA
- the malQ gene encoding 4-alpha-glucanotransferase — protein MKRSSGIILHPTSLPNDEGIGTIGKEAFTFIDWLKKTRTGVWQMLPIGPTGYGDSPYASFSAFAGNPYLINLQDLCEKGFLEKKDFDEYKKIVQENTDPERADFGLIHYHKTKILKKAAAFLLHKTEIDSSLKKELENFYQEEDFWLDGYAAFMTIKEDYEERANKENLVQGIWNEVWPKELALNKENAVKAFLSKHSEEYKAQKVIQFFFFSQWKKLKEYTEKNGIQLIGDIPIFAAMDSADVWQNQSLFLLDEEAKPKAVAGVPPDFFSPTGQLWGNPLYDWAKMKKDGCLWWKARIRHTLKLFDIIRLDHFRGFEAFWSIPQGAQTAQEGKWVKGPDHHFFEEIQKDLISLDEKYRGELPILTEDLGVITPEVARLRDDFNFPTMKILQFAFDLNELKSESMTNPYLPHNHKKNCAVYTGSHDNDTIMGWLENSSDEMLKFIYTYLYGKKENERICSILNTYKFKKELASEIIRKAFSSVADFAAVQMQDLLFLNSEARMNAPSTVGRNWQWRTTGSYENCEMTEKLQLWNVLYNRV, from the coding sequence ATGAAAAGAAGTTCAGGTATTATTTTACATCCTACCTCATTGCCAAATGATGAAGGCATAGGGACAATCGGTAAAGAGGCTTTTACCTTTATCGATTGGTTAAAAAAAACAAGAACGGGAGTTTGGCAGATGCTTCCGATTGGCCCCACAGGTTATGGAGACTCACCCTACGCTTCTTTTTCGGCCTTTGCAGGAAACCCTTATCTTATAAATCTTCAAGATCTTTGTGAAAAAGGCTTTTTAGAAAAAAAAGATTTTGACGAATACAAAAAAATCGTACAAGAAAACACTGATCCTGAAAGAGCGGATTTCGGTTTAATCCATTACCATAAAACAAAAATATTAAAAAAAGCGGCAGCATTTTTATTGCACAAAACGGAAATAGACTCATCTTTAAAAAAAGAACTTGAAAATTTCTATCAAGAAGAAGATTTTTGGCTGGACGGGTATGCAGCCTTTATGACAATTAAAGAAGACTATGAAGAAAGAGCAAATAAAGAAAATTTAGTGCAAGGAATCTGGAATGAAGTTTGGCCCAAGGAACTTGCCTTAAATAAAGAAAACGCAGTAAAAGCTTTTTTAAGCAAACACTCAGAAGAATATAAAGCTCAAAAGGTTATACAGTTTTTCTTTTTTTCGCAATGGAAAAAATTAAAAGAATACACTGAAAAAAACGGCATACAACTTATAGGAGATATTCCGATATTTGCGGCAATGGATTCAGCCGATGTTTGGCAAAACCAAAGCTTATTTTTACTGGACGAAGAAGCTAAGCCTAAAGCCGTCGCCGGTGTGCCTCCCGATTTTTTTAGTCCTACGGGGCAGCTTTGGGGCAACCCTCTTTATGACTGGGCTAAGATGAAAAAAGACGGCTGCCTCTGGTGGAAGGCACGCATAAGACATACCCTAAAACTATTTGACATAATACGCCTCGACCATTTTAGAGGCTTTGAAGCCTTTTGGTCTATCCCCCAAGGTGCACAAACGGCTCAAGAAGGAAAATGGGTGAAAGGGCCTGACCACCATTTTTTTGAAGAAATACAAAAGGATCTGATTTCATTGGATGAAAAATACAGGGGCGAGCTTCCTATACTAACTGAAGACTTGGGAGTTATAACCCCTGAAGTTGCCCGCTTACGAGATGATTTTAATTTTCCAACGATGAAGATATTGCAATTTGCCTTTGACTTAAACGAATTAAAATCGGAAAGTATGACTAATCCTTACCTGCCTCATAACCACAAAAAAAACTGTGCCGTATATACCGGCTCACACGATAACGACACAATCATGGGATGGCTTGAAAATTCTTCCGATGAGATGCTAAAATTTATTTACACCTATCTTTACGGAAAAAAAGAAAATGAAAGGATTTGTTCCATTTTAAACACTTATAAATTTAAAAAAGAATTAGCCTCCGAAATAATCCGAAAAGCTTTTTCTTCCGTGGCGGATTTTGCAGCCGTGCAGATGCAGGATCTTTTATTTTTAAATTCGGAAGCAAGAATGAATGCACCTTCAACAGTCGGAAGAAACTGGCAATGGAGGACAACCGGCTCTTACGAAAACTGCGAGATGACCGAAAAATTACAACTTTGGAATGTCTTGTACAATAGGGTTTAA
- a CDS encoding D-alanine--D-alanine ligase family protein: MNIAIIYGGKSSEHEVSLKSASSIIRTIDKKYKLHLIGISKSGAWYLHGDEERERIIKNEKAVLKIKKDEAKRVTVIPGGGTKKGLKAGDDFLPTDAVFAVLHGRFGEDGTIQGLFEMADLPYVGGDVMSTSISMDKEKTKMIWDYSGLPIVPYIAIKKQDWDDPEKKKTLLARAEKDLEYPLFIKPCRAGSSVGAGMVKNRNELLEQAEESFLWDNKILVEACIEAREVECSVTGNTKTVAYIPGEIIPTHKFYDYEAKYTDPNGAELKIPADLNETQRKTIRETAIKAYEALDLSGLSRVDFFIDKRTGKIYLNEVNTIPGFTSISMFPKMCGASGLPYNELIMHLIELAIDRFKADRKLKTCRQS; encoded by the coding sequence ATGAATATAGCAATCATTTACGGCGGAAAGTCAAGCGAGCATGAGGTTTCCCTAAAGTCGGCATCATCGATTATAAGGACAATAGATAAAAAATACAAACTTCACCTAATCGGTATTTCTAAAAGCGGAGCATGGTATTTACATGGAGATGAAGAAAGAGAGCGAATTATAAAAAACGAAAAGGCCGTTTTAAAAATAAAAAAAGATGAGGCTAAGCGAGTAACAGTCATTCCCGGAGGCGGCACAAAAAAAGGTTTAAAAGCAGGAGACGACTTTTTACCGACTGATGCGGTCTTTGCCGTTTTACACGGAAGATTCGGAGAAGACGGCACAATTCAAGGTCTTTTTGAAATGGCAGACCTTCCCTATGTAGGGGGCGATGTAATGTCCACAAGCATCTCGATGGATAAGGAAAAAACCAAGATGATTTGGGATTATTCGGGCCTTCCCATTGTACCCTATATAGCAATCAAAAAACAGGACTGGGATGATCCTGAAAAGAAAAAAACACTCTTAGCAAGGGCCGAAAAGGATTTGGAATATCCCCTCTTTATAAAACCGTGCAGGGCTGGAAGCTCTGTAGGCGCCGGAATGGTAAAAAACAGAAACGAACTTTTGGAGCAGGCAGAAGAATCTTTTTTATGGGATAATAAAATTTTAGTCGAAGCATGTATTGAAGCCAGAGAGGTAGAATGTTCGGTTACCGGAAACACAAAAACGGTAGCCTACATTCCGGGAGAAATAATTCCCACCCATAAATTTTATGACTATGAAGCAAAATACACCGATCCGAATGGAGCCGAATTAAAGATTCCGGCCGATTTAAATGAAACTCAAAGAAAGACAATCAGAGAAACCGCTATCAAGGCCTACGAGGCATTGGATCTTTCAGGCCTTTCCCGCGTGGATTTTTTTATCGACAAAAGAACCGGCAAGATATACTTAAACGAAGTAAACACGATTCCGGGATTTACCTCGATTTCGATGTTCCCTAAAATGTGCGGAGCTTCAGGTCTTCCATATAACGAGCTTATAATGCACTTAATAGAACTTGCAATAGATAGATTTAAGGCAGACAGAAAGCTCAAAACCTGCCGTCAATCTTAA
- the cobS gene encoding adenosylcobinamide-GDP ribazoletransferase, with amino-acid sequence MKGFILALQFFTRIPININIDFNEKNIKRAFYFLPLIGGLIAGIVLLPIYFLPQKYIAMSGFISLLLYLFLTGSIHLDGVGDTIDGFFSARKKEKILEIMQDPRIGTYGTIGLNVFLLLRYINYSSIMPDAGLLILAGIISRLSGLTVVVFSKPAKDTGLGLIFHKSASKFSFFFWLILVCFLSLFTPEIAAFSKIQGTFILAERLKYLLLPLTAFILTFIIIRISYKKIGGTTGDVNGLIVELTELAVLSTSFFINVHL; translated from the coding sequence ATGAAAGGTTTTATTTTAGCCTTGCAGTTTTTTACCCGCATCCCCATCAACATAAACATAGACTTTAACGAAAAAAATATTAAAAGAGCTTTTTATTTTTTACCTCTTATAGGAGGGCTGATTGCGGGAATTGTTCTTCTTCCAATATATTTTCTCCCGCAAAAATATATTGCAATGTCGGGATTTATAAGTTTGCTCCTCTATTTATTTTTAACAGGCAGCATTCACCTTGACGGAGTCGGAGACACTATAGACGGTTTTTTTTCTGCAAGAAAAAAAGAAAAAATATTGGAAATTATGCAGGATCCGAGAATAGGAACATACGGAACAATAGGGCTTAATGTATTTTTGCTTCTTAGGTACATAAACTATTCTAGCATAATGCCTGATGCAGGACTGCTCATATTAGCCGGAATAATTTCGAGGCTTTCAGGTTTGACAGTTGTAGTTTTTTCAAAACCTGCAAAGGATACGGGACTTGGCCTGATCTTCCATAAGTCGGCATCAAAGTTTAGTTTTTTCTTTTGGCTGATCCTCGTATGTTTCCTTTCTCTTTTTACGCCTGAGATAGCAGCTTTTTCAAAAATACAAGGAACTTTTATTTTAGCAGAACGATTAAAATATTTACTCCTTCCTTTAACCGCATTTATTCTAACATTTATCATAATAAGAATTTCATATAAAAAAATAGGCGGCACCACAGGAGATGTAAACGGCCTCATTGTCGAATTAACGGAACTGGCAGTTTTAAGCACAAGTTTTTTTATAAACGTCCATTTATAA